The region TCCTCCAGCACCATATAGCTGTTTCCACATATACACTTAAATATCTAAacaatttcaggaggactgctccggagattctcctgatctggttgttcacacatgctcctcacagcccTGTCAGAatagggggggggagggggtctaCCGAGAGTCCGCTatatgatgctataatgagaatatttgcctttatatcaatgctacgtgtagttcagcggaatcacaatgtcaacaaaacagCGGAggacaacatactgatgaacagacgacgtaatgcagctgtttaattacgTGCTCAGAGATCGTAGCGCTctgggtgaagtctgagtgaaaaatgtggaagATAAGatcatcctttatttatcccacaacgggggaaatttacattgttacagcagcaaagagcaaagattgcaaacaaaaaagtgaacacagtacaattgaaataaaacaataaaaaatgtacaaaaaatagataccacaatatagatttaaaaaaaatagatcagctgagctgcagttttgacaaacacatacacagtctCTGTTAATTTGACGTCTGTTAGTATGGAATAGGAGTATGAAATATGAAATTCTTCATCTTTATGCCCTTCAGTATCGTGTTCACTGACTTTTCCAGTATTAGCAGTGTGTTCAGGTTCTTATGTACTTtaacatgaaatatgaaaacTAGCCCATTTTGGGTGCCGAGGACACTTTTGTGTTGCTGCAACAAAAGTGGTATATCATATGGGCAACAAATACTGTATTGTCTTGTCAGCAAAGTACTTTATGGTATTACCAAAAACAATCTGACTGGTAGAGTATTGCATCATATTTGAAAACCAAGTCTCTTATCATATTTGCAAAGGAAGTGTTGTATCACattggcaacaacaacaaaaaaaaacacatggtatTGGCAAATTATTGTTTTGACAACTAAAGTATCACATAATATTTGTGACAAATATATATCGTTATGGCAACAACAGTATTGGATTAAACTGGCAACAGACATATTGTATTTACAACAAGCGTATTGACAAAACAATTTGAAGTATTGTGACAGCCCTACGCTCTTCACAGTCATGAAGTctgcacatttttacatttcattctttctgttccctttttttaacGGACTCCCTCTTGTTATGATGAGTCCTGTTCTGATGACCTCACAGCGCCCCCACAGTGCATGACGTCATAGGTGCCGAGTCTCTGGCTGATGACCTCATGCTCAGAGGAGCTCTGGGTCTgttaaaggagagagagaggggggagagagagagggagggaggaggggtgtTGCTGGCTGAAGGCGAGGACAGGGAGGAGCATAGGGGTGTGCTTCGGGGAGCGAGGTGCCCCACAGGAACAGAGGAGGGGCAGGGTCAGCGGGTGAAAGGGAGGTGAGATAATAGTTTGGCTGAAAATAATAAGCCTCTAATCCAGTCCAGCTGCAGGACGGTGCTGTGCTGAGCTGTGTgttctgcagagacacagagctggagagggGGGCAGTGTGATTTAGAAGTTGGAGAAAACCTACGTATGTTTTCATGCCCCAGTGTGTGTACGTTCAGTTGCCTCATCCATTGATGTGTTCAAAGCCAACTCCACATTAGCCTTCTAACCAGGTAATCCAGGGTCTTGTGTACATAGAATAAAGCTTTAAAAGTGATAGAAATCTGATTCTATCAAAACTTGAGAGACAACTTTTTGAtgtaagatggatttatttatttatttgtatggaAGCCTGAGACATTACTTTAATAAGATGACTTCCTGTACctggtaaagctgctaaacatgagacaacgatgactgataacaaaagtttttaaatctgttgttaGCTCTGTCACTCTCTTTTATCTCTTCATCAGTCgttgtcctcttcctcttggcCTCAGACGttttatcaaacagtacagagatgggctaactggcttctttttacttttttacaagTGAAGGCTTGTGTGTGAACTAATGCCGTAAAGCTTTATGCACCTCTTGCAAGATGATCTCAacctgctgccaaagttacatactgcagtaaaCAGGCGATCGGGCCACACTGTGGACATGGGTTAGACACTTTGTCCCTGTTATTCACCTGTTGTTATAATGCTATCACAAGTAAAACTTCAAAATGGGATTTGTGTACTTctgctttttattcttttgtcaATCACTTCCCTGATTCAGCCTTAGTTGTAGCATGGTATTAATAGTTTTGAGAACACATTGGGGCATCTCAGCTGATGATGCTTGTGAATGCTAACCGATAACTGAATTTAGTTTGTCATTCACTATTCAGTGACAATATGTAAAAGTAATCAAGTTTCAGGGCGTCTGCCGCCTCCTTTGATTCTGACTGAGACAAACTGACTTTGTAAAGGTCACAAAATAttctcctttttcattaactttaaatgcgtctcagagctccacaaaacatgtctgtgaagtttcttgttctaaatccactctgatcctgtatttaatcatgtctataaacccctcgatttcagccctgctcaaaacaggctgtttctgtgtctgtacctttaaatatgtaaatgagctgtgtctggccacgccccctctctggaaggggatgtggctctggctttcttgcaccatgccctcgTGTTAACGgtggaaaggcagactcagagggcagaacaaacacctagctgtgggagtgtcatccacctggggggaggggctactgccctttgtgatgtcatgaagggaaaatctccaaacggcctgtttgagcacacattttctgaaaagtggagcaggcaaaagacagagaggatggacttttctcataattaggGGGCTTTGTAGACAGagtagagacacatattagagtttagaaaaacatggtgaagtgtatttcgcataatatgtgacctttaaggctACACAGCACTGATTATCAAATCCACCATCATGTTAAGATGCAGTGAgtgtcaatcaaatctgatcAACCAGCCCACACAgttttcagaaaaacaacaaaactacctatttttttaaactcagttttgaaatctttctgaaggtttattttcactttttgttgatTCTTAATTCAACTCTCAAGTGAAATATGCAATTTGACTTTTTCAAATTTCCGGAGGCTTTAagctttgtgtatgtgtgtgtgtgtgtgtgtgtctttggttGCAACATTATGCTGATTTTTGAGACATATTTCAGTCTGAAGCACTCAGGGATCAGCTGCCGCACCCACACCGagctctgcagctctttttctcttttaaaaaaaaacgtgtttcaGACATTTCTCACTGTAGTCCAtgatcctttttcttctttttctttctttttcttacattttttaaatatatttttttgtatcccACCTATtacaggtcagtgtgtgtgtgtgtgtttcatattatgtgtgtgttagtgtggtTTCCTCTGTTGGAGGCCGGGTGCAGTGGTTTGGGGCAgctctctgtttttgtgttagtGGTTTGGTGTTGCGCTCTTTAAGGAagtggtgaagtgtgtttttgggGGAAATTTAAGAGTCACAAGGCAAAGTGTTGATGACTTGTGGCAGGATTTGAAtgctgtgtgtgattgtgtgtgaatACAATGTGCTTGTCACTCTGTGGGTCTCTCCAGAGCTTTTCCCCACAATCTCGTCAGCTGTGAATTCCAGTGTGGGTCTTTTCCAGTAATAAAATTCCTCCTCACTCGACCAGCTGTTCACTGAAGGAGCCTGAGAGCACAGAGTCGATtcctgttttgtctgtttgtcagtGATGTGGCAGCAGGTTTGGACAGGAATGCTGCCCGCACTGAATCATTACTGTCAGTGCCCCCTCGGTATCCTCTCTGCAGTGAAGTGACATGATGCTGACTCATCAGCCTTTATCTGCCACAGTCTGAAGGTTAAGAGCTTCGGTGTCTGTGTAATATAAGCCTTCCTGTTCCCGCTAGCCTACATTCAAACTGTTCTGCTTTGCTATCGTATCAACCCttcttctttattatttatttcaactgTGTGTTAGTTGTGTAAACTGGACAAATATCTGTGCAACAATGCAACAAATATCTCAACTGTGCATCATCATGTGTTCAGCTTCTGTAAAAGAAGGATCTGCATTGATGTTAGGGATGGGGTGGGATTGGAATATTGGTGAAGTTGAATCATCATCGGACTaatctgcaattttttttttttttttttagtcactgGCACTTTTTTGTTATAATAGAAATTCAGAAGTTTGTACCTAGTGTCCCCTTCATCTCGTCCGTCTTCCCCTGTCACTCTGCAgtcctctcctctgtgcgtGGCAGCTGTCCACGCAGGTGTGGTGTCCAACGCCGTGGGAGGCAGGATCAGCGTGGTCAGCAGCAAAGGCATCCCTCACTATGAGGCCACACTGGCTAACAACGTCACGTCCACTGGGTACGAGCCGCGGCGCTTCTTCTACTTTTGGGTTTATGGAATTCCACTTCAGTAATACTTGGTTAAAATAacagttgaaataaaaaaaaaattgactttaAATGGTCAAAACTGTAAGAAACATGCCTTAGAAACCTGTCCTCATGGATGTCTTTAATtttctgtcctcagaggaacttTGTCAAACAGCCTCTTCACCTTCAAGACCAATGGtacgtttgtttctttgttctaatCGTGTGGgggaaagttgttttttaatgaattgaGTGTAAAAACTGCGCTGTCCTTCTTTTTAATAAGTCTGTGGTACACACCTGAGGGGTGCactaccttattttatttttacacatgcTCACAGTTAAAACTTGACTTGACTACTGGTATCtggtaaaaacaataaattgaaGTTAACCCTTTGAAATAGATGAAATGATACGTATAGAAACCCCCTAAACTTTGGTTTCTGAAAtcgttttgtgttgtttttggtggTGATGGCATCTTGTGGATTTGCAGGCTGCTCCGGGACTCTGGGTTTGGAGTCCGGTGGCCTTGCGAACACTCAGCTTTCCGCCTCCTCTGTGTGGGAGTGGGAGAACGGCATCGGTCAGGACAGCGTGTGGGCGCCTTCGGGGGCTCGTCTGAAGAGGGACGGGCTGCCGTGGTCTCCTTCTCACAGTGACCAACAGCAGTGGCTGCAGGTGGATCTCAAGAGGGAGAAGAGGCTCATCACAGGTACACGGCTTCACAGATTCATACACACACGCTCAACTGTCTTCAGCTCCTTTTACACAGACCGTTGGATGAGTGAATGTCCAGCTGTATCACGTTTAGAGGCGgcaggagctcagtctgtagggacttggggtGGGAGGCggagggtcaccagttcaaATCTTGTTATGGACCAAAGTATGGACATTgatctggttgctggagaggtgccagtacacttcctgagtactgctgagATGCCCTTAAGCACGGCAGCATAACCACAACTGCTAGGGGTGTCCCTGAATTTGAGGAATGGGACCACCAGAGAAACATGTGAATGCCATACAAGGACAAGTGTTTAAGCATTAGCCTGCTAACGTGCATAATGGGGATGGTATACAATACTCCTGCATCAGCAGTGTTTGTAAGGATGCTgccattagcatttagctcagtCCCCAGGGATTGAGCTAAATGCATAACTGAGTTTTCTAGCACGGCTGTGTGATGcttttatactgtatgtgtaactGACCGTTCTTCTGTGTGTTCATCCAGGCATCATCACCACGGGCTCCACTCTGAGAGGATACCAGTACTACGTCTCAGCATACCGGGTCCAGCACAGTAGCGACGGCCAGCAGTGGCACATCTACAGAGAAGCTAATTCTACACAAGACAAGGTAACAcgaccccaaaaaaaaaaaaaatcaataaaacctGCTTACCCGGACAGTTGCATCATTGGCTTTTATGTTCTCCTTCCCTTCGATTAGCAGACGGAGAGCAgatgggcaaaaaaaaatgtcactttagAAGGCTACAGAGGGAGCTACATACTTGGgactgtttccatagcaactgGTATTGACTAAAGAGATGTTTATGGCAGGATATGAGGGGAAGTCAGTGGTTTGAGTTAAGTGCTGTGTTAGACGAGTCAGGACACCGGGGTATTAATAATGAATGGATATGGATTTAGTGGCTGTCTGCGAGCGCTGCTCTCTGCTGGGATCCTCTCGGCCTCCGATTGTGTGGAGGAGACGAGTTATTAGCTCGCCAGGTTTGAAAAAATAATCAGCTTACGGCTTAAAGTGCATTTTGTTCACAGTCTGAAACAAGAATATGTCTGCCTCACTTTCTTTTCCTCGAAGCTGCTACTACTCTTACATCTCTGGCACAAataattcagtttgtttttttatgtcatggtAGATTTTCCAGGGCAACATCAACTACCTGCACGAGGTCAGGAATAACTTCATTCCTCCAATTGAAGCCCGCTTTGTGAGGATATATCCAACCACATGGCACCAGAGGATCGCGCTCAAGTTGGAGCTGCTCGGCTGCCCGTTTCCTTCAGGTAGGGGACGGTGGTCGATTTGAAGATGCAAACAAAGACATGTTCAGACTACATCCAAccttttttgcttttctttatgGTATTATTTGGACAGTGAGGGCGAGGTCGGATCCATGGCCCAGGATGTTCTCCCCTCCTCAACGTTCTCCGCCTTCGGGGGGAACAAAACATCCACCCCACCTTGGCCAAACCACACACACCCCAGACATCAGAAACACCACTATGCCTCCTCACACCGGCAAAGGTGAGTCAATTTGGTTTAAACAAAGCACATTTGATTCCCCCagaaatgttttccatttgGTGTTAAAcacagtgggtttttttttttctgttagacGTGGCGCTGGCGGCAGTACTGGTTCCTGTGCTGGTCATGGCTCTGACTGCTCTCATTGTGATTGTGGTTTGTGCTCTGCACTGTAGGAACAGGTGTGTGTCCTTTCAATCTTATGAAGAAAAGTCATCTCCCTGCATTTGTTGCCCTATATtgccttctcctctgtcgccccccggtggtggaatgaacttccaaactccatgtgatctgcagagtccctctgcacctttaagaaaaagctaaagacccagctctttcatgaatacctactaacttaatgatgatggtctccatattattgatgatgatgatggttgtgatgatggtttttgtttgataacgacgacttataagatggtttctatactgattagagctctcaagaactgccctcaatgttgtgctttgcctctggtcacttcctgtcagcacctgtgtgtccaatcagactcaaagctgatcgtttgctcttactgacattgttccctttttttctagatccttgcttgtgttgttcttactcttatgtacatcgctttggttAAAAgtatctgctaagtgaattgtagaatatgattacatttttctttctttcatagGAAGAAGAGCTCTGAAGGGACGTATGATCTCCCTCACTGGGATCGCACAGGTATGAACTCTGGTCTGCAGCACATTCTCATCCGCCCGCATGTGTTTTTGATGACTTTTTCTGGCACTCAACTGTGATTCTGCTGCAGACTGGTGGAAAAGCATGAAGCAGCTGTTGCCCTCGAAGATGGTCGAGGCCGAGGACTCAGTCCGGTACAGCAGCAGTGAGGTGGGCCGGCTCACGGGGAGAGGGGCTGTACCCAGACTACATGCTGAACCTGCAGGTAAATAATGGATCAACATGAACTTTGTTTTGGTGCTAGCTATGATCAGACAGGTTGTGTTTCTGAAAAGATGCAGCTGCTGAGACCTCAGGGGTTTAAATTGTGAAAAACATAAAGTGTTTGTCACCAAATTGCCCTTAGTATCCTAAAGGAGGAACAACAATGTAGAGGTAATTTATAACCTTGAAAGACAATTGCTTTCACCAGCTAGTCTCCCCCTCTTTTGCAGCAATCTGATTTAAAAGGACGATGACTTGCACTGACTTTATGATGCAAATTTGCATGACCATGAGAAGAGACGATCAAATTGATATATTTTTAagatcaatttttttttctccattaagCTTGGTCCCTCAAGTGTGGCCATCCAAAAGTATCTTTGGACACAATTATTTTTTAGTGTCCTCGCCAGCAAGAGCAACATCAGAGGAGGATTTATGTTAGGAAGTTGTCTGTCAGCTTTTCTTGAATGAAAAATCTCGAGGACTCATTTGAGAAAATGTTCTTGAAGTTAGAAACCAGTCGATGTCCAGTGAATGATGAGCTGATTAGATTTGGTGCTCAAAAGTAGAATCACACATTTTGGCATTTTCTCCAGAACCCACATGTCCATTATGACATTATTTattcagaaatgtcatatttgataAATTGGTAGATGTCTGTTCTGTTCTTATTAATGCTGTATCGCTCTCTCATCAGAGTACGCTCAGCCCCTGGTTAGTGGTGTAACGACCCTGGGTGCACGGTCCACCTTTAAACCAGATGAGGGGCCCGACCCGGGGTACTCAGACCCCGACCTGTACGACGCCCCCATCTCTCCAGACGTGTACCACGCCTACGCAGAACCCCTGCCCGCTTCAGGATCTGAATACGCTACACCCATCGTGGTGGATATGGGCTGCCACCCATCAGGGAGCTCCACTTTGAACCAGACCTCCACGGTGTGCGGTTTCATGGGTGCCGGGGCGGCCTCTCTGCTCACACAGACTGACGGCGCCCACTCAGGGAGGTCGGCTTATGACACGCCCAAGAACGCCACTGGACAGGCCACGCCCACTGAGGATCAGACCTATCAGGTACCTCAGAACAAGCCGACAGGACAGAGCTGAAGAGTCCGGATGCACATGGCCTTAATCCGCCCCCTCACCTCCAACACAACCCCAAAGGACAGAGATGGAGGGTTGTTAaagacggaggaggaggggggagtgaaCCCCAGAAGACGGCGTCAGTCTTGAATGAACACTACCTTAGCTTGAGATCTATCTGGAGATGTCTGTATTGCCTAAAATGTTTCTGCATGGCCACAATCTGCTCGTGTAGTGCCATTACAGTCCTATCACTGAAACCCATAAcgatgaatgtgtttgtgccaGGAGTGAGAGGCGAAGACGAGACGGACCGGTGCGTGGATGAACGGAGGGAGGATAAAAAGGAGAACGCTGACTACTATTTGAAAAAGACTTTGTCGCTGTCCTGTGATTCTTAGTAGTTCTTGCATTCTATGAAAACTGTGATTtccattatttcatttttttttaaattctgttacaAGGTGAACCAGGTTTTGGCTGAAATGTGCCTGATGATTCATAAAACTTAAGTGTTGCTTCACTGAATGAACCGCATGTCGCATTAAGAACCCCAAACTCAAGGTCGAAAAATTCCTCCCTTCTAGAGAAACTAGCTTTCCATGgtacgttttatttttttttttaaagcatgacTTGAAATTTGTATAGTTCTAGTAATTCCATTTCTGCCAACCTGTTAGAACACTCAGATGATTtactgatatttatttttaattcacatCCTGCTGATGAGGAGAAActcttagtaaaaaaaaaaaaaaacaacagcccACCACTAACCTCACTGGTTACAGATCAAATAACTGGCTTTGCACTGTTGTCGACACCTTATTTACAAAACGTACAGACATGTCTGGTAACCTAAAAAAAGGCTAATTGGGAGGATTGATGACAGTGAATTTCCTCCAGAGTGAATTAACTTTTTTGTAATACTGAAGAAGACCAAATGTTGCCTTTTTTCCCCGTGTTATGCGATGTTACAGAGCCAACTTTCAAGAACGTGCCAACAGCTCAAGTTTAGCCAAATCAACATGACAGCAGTCTTAATTTAggagaatacttttttttttttacatttgttccTATCATAATGGTACAGAGAAAAGAGGTAAAAAGGTGAATCTGTTACAGGTGGTGATTTAAAGTTTCCCGTGTGTTTGTCCTGAACTTAGATTTTTATTGTAACTGTGCATAGTGGTGATTGTCTGGTGTTGAAATGGGTGTTTGATCTGTCCTAAAGCATTTGAGTGTTCCTTCCTCGTATCTATGTGCATCAAcatctgtatgtatgtgtggtgagttgttttgatttttcagtcctgtgtgagtgtgtgtgtgtgtgtttttttttgttgttgtgtggaCTTGTTTTGATACGGCGTCTAGTTGTGGTAGGATGTATTGAGTCGTCGTCGTTGTCTGTAGCACCAGTAGACTGCATTCCTCTCCTGTGGTACTAAATGTGACCAAACACTCTGTGGCAGGAGTGCAGatggagaattaaaaaaaaaaaaaaggaacgagCTGCTTTCTAATACAACAGCATAGCAAACCTCACCTGTAGGGAAGGTGTTCTTCACACAGCTGTGCCACCAATCATGCTTTGGATTAGGATCAATAACGAGGCCTTCTATGTCCAGTTGTGGTGCTCCCTGGTCACAGAGGGAACTGTGTTGATGTGGCTCTCACTGATTGTAAAtagagaaataaagagtttttaaaagaaaaatgcttcTTCACAATCTCCTGTCGaaataattgtttattttattttcaggtttTCAAGAAACAGAGCATGTTGAAAAACACAGGATGTTATCAATTATGATGTTAACAAGAAGGCTATTAACATGCATATATAACATTATAGGTCATGATCAGTACAGTACAACACATTGAGGTCTGTTAGTTTACTTTGTTTTGACACATGTTGCTGAGTATACAGAGCTGCACAATTACTTCAAGTACAGCAGTGAATAGACGTCTTTTAAAGCCCTGCTAACAGGattgaaatctgtttttttgttcagtctGTCCATCACTTTGGCTTTTATTCAAATCTCAAGTAGTTTGACTGATTCAGTGGTTTTCATCTGCACCTGTCGCCAAGTTTAAATGTGCCCTCATGCCTGATAATAATATTCCTGTTGGCTGAAGCTGTACTTTGTGTGAGGTGCTAGTAAGCCAATTGTCCATACTCTTAATGCTTCAGTAAGACGGTGAATAAGGTTACACAAGTGTACATTTCTTCatgtaaacaattaaaaaaaatcttcattatTCTTATGTTACATACAGTATAGTCACATAGAGCCGTTACTACAGCAGGAGAATCAGACATGATATGTTCATATAAAAAGCATCATTTTTGATATGTGTCATTGATAGGAAATTACCAACATTAA is a window of Labrus mixtus chromosome 13, fLabMix1.1, whole genome shotgun sequence DNA encoding:
- the dcbld2 gene encoding discoidin, CUB and LCCL domain-containing protein 2; this translates as MGRAVMVGRGPTGAGVLVLSILIILTTEGCGAQKGDGCGPSVLGPSSGTLSSLGYPGTYPNNTVCEWEISVPRGGRVHFRFAELDIEDNDCQVNYLRLYNGIGPERSEIVKYCGLGLKVKELIESTGNQVTVQFMSGTHHTGRGFYLSYSTTEHADLITCLDKGTDFPEAEFSKYCPAGCLTSTGEISGTIPNGYRESSPLCVAAVHAGVVSNAVGGRISVVSSKGIPHYEATLANNVTSTGGTLSNSLFTFKTNGCSGTLGLESGGLANTQLSASSVWEWENGIGQDSVWAPSGARLKRDGLPWSPSHSDQQQWLQVDLKREKRLITGIITTGSTLRGYQYYVSAYRVQHSSDGQQWHIYREANSTQDKIFQGNINYLHEVRNNFIPPIEARFVRIYPTTWHQRIALKLELLGCPFPSVRARSDPWPRMFSPPQRSPPSGGTKHPPHLGQTTHTPDIRNTTMPPHTGKDVALAAVLVPVLVMALTALIVIVVCALHCRNRKKSSEGTYDLPHWDRTDWWKSMKQLLPSKMVEAEDSVRYSSSEVGRLTGRGAVPRLHAEPAEYAQPLVSGVTTLGARSTFKPDEGPDPGYSDPDLYDAPISPDVYHAYAEPLPASGSEYATPIVVDMGCHPSGSSTLNQTSTVCGFMGAGAASLLTQTDGAHSGRSAYDTPKNATGQATPTEDQTYQVPQNKPTGQS